The stretch of DNA CCTCTACTTATTGTACTGATTCAttttttctcaatataaatagaaatcatGTTTTGTCTAAAAAGCATATGGTTTCAACTTGATGATTCTCTCTTTCCTAGAGTTTATGAAAAATACACCGCATAGGTTGCAACTCAGCTTCACTTTTGTACATAATTATTCTCCACTCAACAGTGTACATGCATGAGGATTTGATCTTTGCACAATAGCAATGTCAAACATTGACTTTGCCAATTAGTTCTCTTTtgtcacaaataaaaatatcaagtatgATCCACAACCAAAATACATTTTCCCTTGTGTTTTAACTCTGAGTACACTTCCATTTTGgacctaataaaattttaaccagCCATAGCTGCTCCAATGAACAATATCTAAAACGTACAAGAGAAATGATCCCCAAATTTTGTCATTTGATGTTCTACTCatcatttttgttcttaaattcACAAACTTAACAAGAAGTAACATACCTAATCTTGAATCAAATGCAGCTCATGATGGGTTACTTAAGTTATTCTTACTAACATTGGCATACTTATTGAACTCATATCCTATCTGTGTTTGTGTCCAAGTAACTCCATATCTTCAAAGCATTAGCAAAATAAGACTAAAGAGCACAGAGACAAAAGGATTAGCAGTATTCAATATTTCTTCTACCAACACTAGCATTCTACTTTACGTTTTTCTAATGCATCACTCAGCTTAATAAACCTTCTACAAATACTCACTACCATAGACCTAGAAGCCACAGCAAGAAACCAAAGACCAGAAACCTAATATCGTATGTTAGAACAAATGCCTTAGGGAGCAGCTAAAGAAACAACCACCGCACACTACATCCACCCAAATATAGCCGGAGTAAATCATCCATAATTAACCAAGGAAGGACAATATCTCTCCatagtcatattttttaaactacttaactaaaacatttataattacAAGTCCAATCCAACCCATATAGAACAGGAATACCCTTGAATATCAGCACTCCTGTAAATTATTCCATAACTACAAGTAATAGGCACATGTGCAtcttacgaaaaaaaaaaagctgatTGACCTCTTTTTAACATAAACCCAACAATCTACCAGCTATCACCACctctaacaattttataaaatgacaTACGTAACACATGAAACATCTTGTGCGGAGTGATGACAAATAGATATACAGAACCATCAAAGGCACAAATATTGTAAAAGCAGTAGGGAAAAACTGGTCCAGCAGGTAACTTACCACTTCCAAATGTTTTCTGCTGTTCTCCTGAACTTTAAATTCTGAAGCACGTTTTACATGCTTGCGCCTCTTATATGTTCGAAAACATTCAACAGCACCAGACTTCCCTTCTACAACACCAAATCCATTTGTAAGTACCTCTACATGATCTACAGTTTCATTCTTCAAGCGGTCATCTTCAACTGGAGTAACACCACTCCCATCTGCAATTGCCACCTGATTGTTTACAGCTTTATTCTTTGAGCACAGATCTTCTCCACTGTAAGCGATAATATTTCCATCAGCAATTGCCACTCCATTATATATAACTTCTTTCTTTGAGCCCAAAACCTCTTCATCTTCAGCAACACCATTCCCATCAGCAACTACAACCCTGATATTCGTGGCATCATTCTTCAAGTCCCAAACTTCGCCTTCAGCAACACCATTTCCACCCTCAAGAACCATTCCATTATTTACAGTTTCATTCCTCAAGTCCTGAACTTTTTCTTCACCTTCAGCAACACCATTGCCCCCCTCAACTGTTAACCCAGTATTTACAGTTCCATTCTTCAAACCCCAAACTTCTTTCCTATTAGCAACACAATTTCCTCCTTCGTGCGTCACCCCATTATTTATAGCTTCACGCTTCAAGACCCACACTTCTTCACCTTCAGCAATACCATTCCCACCTTTACTTGTCACCCTACTATCATAAGCTTCTTTCTTCAAACCCCGAACTTCTTCACCTTCAACCACAACCCCATCCTTTAAAGCTTCATCCTTCAAGCCCTGACCTTCTTCACCTCCAGCAATATTATTTCCACCTAGAATTCTCCCCCCGTAATCTCCATCTTCAGAATCTGACCTCCTACCCAACCCAGCCCACTTATCACCATTGCTAGTCCCATCCTCAGCTTGCATCTCCACAGAATCCCAATTTCCAAATACTCACGGCAGAAAACTAGGGTTTCCCAGGAAACAGATCCAAAACTCTTCAAGATTTGTCTCTCACCAACTTCACCGATCAACAACGCTGAAAACCACAAACACCAAAAGCACAAACACAACGCCAGTTAAAATACACACATTCCACTCTGAAAAGCCAAATAAACCATCAAAACATCCACCTCAACTTCAACCACTAAGGTAAATGCAGCGTCAGCAGAAACAAAAGCTAGAAAACAGCCAACACAAACAAAACACTAACACGCTTTCATGCCACAAAATTCAGTAAACATCCaaagaaaaaatagtgaaaaacaAAAGCACCCCAAAAgctttaattattcatttatcaTTTAAGAATTGAGTACCAAAAACGGAAACGCAAACAGCGAGCGAAAATTGAAGAGGAAAAAGAAGGGCTTACAGTGCAGAGGTGGGATTAGAGCGAGTGACTTAACCAACGGGAATTGGAAAAAAGTGAAAGTGTGAAATTGTTGTTAAGAAGTTGAAGCAgtaacaaagaagaagaagaaggtgctTCTCTCTTATCCTTCTTGTTTTATTTAAACACAACagtctttcttcctttctttctttccccGGTCATTTCTTTTCTCCGTCctttccttaaaaaaattaaaatagttccAAGATCCACGTGGCTCTGGTTGGGGTTGGGCTTCGACAAAGCCCATGaaaatttgtcatttttaatgtttaatttgtcATTTTTGTATCATAACTCATTTATCCTCTAAAACATTCATTGATGCTCTAGATTTGTGTCTTGTGATCTCTTACtcttttttttacatttgatTTAGCAAGCGTGTGGTTGAAGGTAAAGGTTGAACTTAAGTAACTCCTTTGAGTTAGTTCTTCGGCTTCCTTTATTCAAAGCATTCGAGCAATAAGAAAGGTATAACTAGTTTTTGagttatttttagaataattccAAAGTCTTTTAGATTGAGTCTTCCATTGTACTAATTTCACATTCAACGTAGTTGCGAATTGTAACACCCtagattttataattcataGCTATGATAGATTCAATTCCGGATTGTCCAATTTGAGAGATGCACTCAGACCAGAAAAATTATGATTGTACAATCCTAAATTGTAAATTTAACTTAGATTACATAATATGAAACCAAACAAACTTTTAAATTGTCATATATACTTCCATATTGATCAATGTGGAAGTATGTAGAAGTAATTCCTATTTCCATATTTACTTCcatattttaacttttgcatTATCTAATCTAGAAGTTAGTTTTCAACTTTTGGATtacatgttctagaaagtactaaattttaatatgaaaataatgatgCTTATGTTACGAAAAGTAGTAATCATAATTTGTATAAGTGTTTGGTACACGGAATGATATGTTTGAAAAGTTCATGAGCTAACATTTAAGATAGGATTTGTTATTGTAATATTAAGGTCATATACAACAAATGgtcaataataaaagaaagcaTATATATTGTTAAGTTGTGAAAGAGTTGACAAATATAGACGTTACAAGAAGAATTTACAATTGACTATAATTAGAATTGAACGACGTGATTATCCATTTAAATTGTGGCAAAATAGTGGATAATGTTGGAGGATGAATTGTGAAGTTACTTTATGAATATCGTAATTATTAGCTACCAAATGAAAAACTAATTAGAAATTCATACTACTGACATGATTAGAAGTTTGGTGAAGCTTATAATCATTTTATGAACCTTGAAATGAACCTTGAAGGAGAACAACTAAGTGAGCGtacaatataatatatgtatattgaagATCACATAGACTGTCAAGAACTGAAAtgtaaaagttaataattactAGTTATGTTATCAGTGTCTACATACGATTTCCAACATTCAGCCATTATCAGAAAACTGAGAAGATATGCAAGTAATTCCTAGTTGATGGAATAACACATCatacagataaaagaatagtaGAAGAGTACGAATAAAGTAACTTATTGGAtctgaataaataaataaataaaagatacaaTACTACAGTGTAGAGATTTGTTTCTAACAAGCTAATTACTCTTGACAGTCATCTTGTCACAACAACAAACACTATCAAACCCTAGTTTGTGGCAGTGAGGGAACAGAGAACATTACAGGTGAAGCTTTACTGTCACAcaataaacaaatttcaaacaTTTGGTCTATTCTACACTATAACTTGAGCTTACATTACACGAAGATCAATTACACAAAATTATCACCTAAACATATGACCAATACTGTAGTGATTGATACAAGGcaaatattcttctttttttgtgtgTCAAGTGTTTAGAAGAAAACTGTTAGTAGGGATCCAACACTGTATGAAGACTACCAGTTTTGGCAAATAGACGATTTTCTTAGAAAATTACATGAACAGGGTTAGTTTTGCTCACATTTCTGGCACAGAATGAGATATCAGGTGGAGTGCCGTGTTCCGGTTGCATGAGCCAATTTACAAACATTTCTTCAAAAATGTTTCTGACACAATTGAGCAACTCAGAATGGTTTCTCAGACCTTAATATCTTCCAACTTGAATAGGGACCCTCTCCTACATCATTTAAGGAACTTGACCATCCCAATGCAGTTGCAATTTCTTCAAGTTCACCAATAATAAATGTGGTGTCACGTATATATACACGCCCTCCTGGTCTTAGCATCCGATCCATCTCAAGCATAATGCTTGAGATGTTACACTTTTTCCTGAGAAGCAATTCGTTTATCAAACACTAATAATGGGACGTGTCTATAAAGGAAAAAGTATAGTGTGATACACACCTCTTCTTTTCAACAGAGAAAAGACCTGCTGCATGGAGCAGATCATATGTTCTAGGGTAGGTGTCAAATGGTTCACACCTGTCAAGGCAAAAATTCCCTACTCagtaaaaattaagaaaataaaaacagaaacgTGAAAATATTTGGAACTGGTTTCAAAagtagaataaataaataaactaatgcTATAGATTGGTTTATCTCTTCTAGTTTAGATCTCGTTCTGGCAGTATGTGATTAATTGCTTGTTATGCTCAAATGCCTCCAAATTCTCAGTGAGCTCTCTCAACTAACTTAAATTAGACATAAAAGCACATTACATATCAACCTTCATAGTGTAAAGACGAAAATCACGTACCAATCATGCACAACTCCTATCAGCCCACGGTCATATATAACAGGCAAGGTATTGAATCCACTAACAGGGACAACATTCATAACCCAACAGTCAATACGGAGATCATGCAGTGCAGCAGCAACCCTGCAATTATCAGAGTGAAAATAATGTCATAATACACAGAGATAACAGCAAGGTCAGACAATCATTCTATAGAAGCCAAATAACTGgcaaatgtaacaaaaaatcAGATAGAGATAACGAGAAAAGTAATACTCCCATACCCTCCAAATCCCGCCCTCATGTCCATTACATTTCTCAGGTTATACTCCTTCCAACGGAAAGCCCGAACATAACTGTCTATTATTTCAAACCAATATTTTGTATCAGCCCTGAAAAGTTCATCTCTGGATACAATGGCATCCAATTGGATGCTTTGGAGCCTTTTTGGTGGTTCATGGAGACGCAAAGGCCACTCTGTAACATTTGCTCCAAATCCATTACTAGGTAATTGAGTGATGCAAGCCTTAAGATCGACATACCTGCAAATTGTTTTGTGGCTATCATAAGTACTGATATTTTGTGATTGTAAAGAAATGCAGGCATAAAATTCTAATTGACAAGTCAAACTTTTACGGTATGGATCCATGTAGAAGGCCAAAGTTGAAacaatttctttattataaCTTTCAGTAAACTTTCTTGGAATGACAATGAATCTTTTGACATCACTGACTCCTATTTTTTACATTCCAGTTCAAGTAATAATGAAGACCACAAATGAAAGATATTTtgcaaaattaaacaatatatacaGTGTCATACCAAACATTATCTGGATCATCATTGGACTCACATAATGGAGGATGCACAGCCATGTCTCGACTAAGGTAGCAGTTATTGTTCATAGGCTTCCGCCATATAGCAATATAACCCTCCTTTCTTACAAGTTCCCAACAAATTCGAGTTGTCAAGTTCTCCATTTCTGTTCAGTCCAAAGACCGTtgggtttaaaattaaatatcaaaggTCAATATGATCTAGGTCATTTATACCATATCATGTTAATTACAGAAAGAATGGAGTGAGAAAATAGTTGACCCTCAACATTTAAGTATCTATCAACCCATTACCCATTGAAAATATTACTGCTGTTAGGTAAACAGAAAGTATGAACTACCTTTCCATTGCTCTTGAAGGGCATCTTCATGTTTGTAAACAGGCTGTGCTGCCCAGACAAAGTAGCCACCTGCTCTCAGGAGCCTGTTGGCCTCAAGAAGCAAAATTCCATCTCCATTAAAGCCATATAAAACAGAATATCAGTACAAAGAACTGAAGCATTAAGCATAATTGTGATCCaactttcatatatttttttctcaagttTATTAAgtcaatatatataactttgGTTACATCTTAGTCTGAGAACAATTCATTCCAAAGGGTAGCTCAAATACTTACATAAATTGTTTGTCACATTGCTGATCAAAAACAGCAAATGATGGTGTGCTATCTACAGTGAGCTGTGATGTATTATctcttttaagaattttaatagATTTGCTCTTTTATGTTTTCCTTAACCTACTGTGCACTTCGTATAAAATTGATGTTTTCATTTCCCATCTCCATGCCTCCCAAACCCACCCAAGACATGGAAGAAACCCTCTAGATTATCTTGAAAAAATTATCTGCTCTATAGACTCAATTCACATTTGGTCGTGATTTTAATGAAACTCCCCATACCACACTTCAAAATACCATGGAAACTCACCAAACCTCCTTAGAATTTAAAAACGAGTCAAACCTTGTTCCCCACCTCTCACTGCTACTGACCACAAAGCCATGAACCAATCCATAACCATGCCTTTGCAAATATCAAAGTCATCATCCGGTCCAAACCCTTCTCAAGTAGTCTATACAACTGCCAATACCACAACTACTTCCCAAACCCGTGCATCTTTCCCACCTACCCCATCCTTCCCTTTTCATTTCCCCAAGCTCCAATCCAACTACCCCCATTTCAGGACACAGACCCTCTAGATTGGTTGTTTCAAGCTAACTAGTACTTTAATTTTTACCAAATACCTTGGGAATTCTGCCTCCACATGGCTGCTTTTTTCATGTAAGAAGATGCTTAAGGTCGGGTTTAAATGTATGTACCAAAATCACAAGTTGGTTGATTAGCCAACTTAGGCTAGGGCTTTAGAGTTATCTTTTCGCCCTTCTACTAACCATCAAGCTTCAAGTTGTGCCAACATGGTTCAGTCTCCTATTACGAAGCCACTTTTCAAAAGCTATAGAACAGAGTAATTTAGTTTACCCTGAAAACGACCCTTAGCTGTTTTATTTCCGGCCTTATACCCAAGATTTGTTGAGAACTAGTCATCCAGCTGACTAGTACTAATTTTACCAAATACCCAAAATCCAACATTCAAAACCTAAATACTCATAATTGACACCGTCCCTCCCATAACCATCTCAACACCTTTTACCTCCAACTAGCCCCATCCAAGCCCAATCCATTACTTCCGCCGCTTCATCCATACCCATAAAAAAACTCACCTATGCCGAACTTCAAGAACAATAAGCAGCTGGCGCATGTTACAACTATGATGAAAAGTTTTCAATCCGGGTCAAAAATGTATATAACCACACATTTCTCCTCTTGCTAGACAAGGATTTTGACCCCCCACCAAACACAAACCCTAGTCCAAACCTCCCTATAATCAATGAAATCCATGATCTGCTTCATTTCAACTAATCCTTTCAAGTCATCAACGGCACACATTCTTCTCACAGTTTCAAGTTTCAAGGTTCAAATATATTGCGAAATTACCCATCACAATCTTGGTAGACATTGATAGTTCTCATAATACACTACTACCCCGGTGAGCTTCTCTCTTGCAATTGTTCACCATACCCCTCTCGGCTATGGTTGGCAATGAAGACCATATTGAATGTTCTATTCAATCACACCCTTTTCGGTTATGGCTTCCCCCAAGGCACAATATCTATTCAATCACACTCCATCATCCCTTTTTACCTTATCCCTATTGAAGGGGCTGATGTGGTGCTAGGCATGGATTAGTTTCAACCTTAGGCCCCATGATAGCTGATTTTTCCACTCCTACGCTTTTTTTAACCCATTACAACTCTCATTTTACCCTTTTCGGATCTACATCTAACCACTGCACAATAACATCTATCCACAAAAATCTCTCGCTTCTACACATAGACTCCATTGCATCTCTAAACTTGCTCACTTATCATCACTTTGACCATAACATAGTTTCTCCCTCCCCGCTCTCCACTTCAAATCTTGCCCCCATAACCCTCATCAATGAATTTCAACATGCCTTTCGCACACCCAATGGCCTACTCCCAGATTGTCCCCACAATCCTCTATTACCTGACGCCACTCATATTGATATTAAGCCCTCCCCTACCACTACTACCCTTATGCACACAAACAAACAATGGAATCCCTCATAGCCACCATGTTACAAGATGGCATTATCCAACACAGCACAAGCCCCTATCTGCAAAGAATTGTTTCAGTCACAAGGTcctatatgttttgttttcgtataaactttaaaaaaaacatacaaaaattagGAGGTAAACAATGAGagataaaaggaaaaattagaGAGGAAGTACCATCACGAGTCCAATTAATTCTGCATCTTGAGCAGTGGATGAGGTCAAATGCCTGGCTTGGGAATAACAAACGGTGTGTAGCAAATACTGCTGCCATGGAAGGCACACCTCGCTCGAGCGCAAATTGAATCTGATTTTCATGAACATCTTTTGGAGCTATTGAAAGAGTGGTCACATTACGTTGCATCAAAAAAGCACCAAAACTTGCCACTCCACAGCCAACGTCTAATGCAACTCTGGTGTTTTTACCAAATGAAATGTCAGGAACCATCTGCacattcaatttcaaaaatgcTCTCAATATGTTAGCAACACTTGAGACTGAGACTTTAAAATATGAGTAGTGGACAACAGTACCACTCTCTTCCTCTTCTATTTATAGTGAAGCAAGCACGTACATATGAAAAGATATGAAAAGACTACTCTAAGATACTAGGCATGATTACATGCAACAGTAGATATGGCAGTAGGTAGTTTCCCACACTCAACACCCTAcacatagggttaatgatacaataggtataggtaataattctaacactccccctcaagctggagcatacaaatcgtatgaACCAAGCTTGGAACAAATGAACTCAATCCGAGGTCCCCTTAATGACTTGGTCAACACATCTGCAAGTTGGTCATTTGACCCAACGAACTCAGTACAAATTTCCTTGGTCATCAATTTTTCTCGAACAAAGTGGCAGTCAATTTCTATGTGTTTagttctctcatgaaacactggatttgATGCAATGTGGAGAGCAGCCTGGTTGTCACAATACATCTTCATGGTCTGAATTTCACAGAAGTTAAGCTCTCGAAGAAATTGCTTTACCCATATGAGTTCACACGTGAGAGACGCCATTGCCCGATATTCAGCTTCAGCGGTGGATCGAGCCACTACATTttgcttcttacttttccaagagATAACATTTCCTCCGAGGAGGACACAATATCCCGTAGTAGAGCGTCTGTCAATAGGAGAgcctgcccaatcagcatcacaGTACCCAGAGATTTGAACATTTCCT from Vigna unguiculata cultivar IT97K-499-35 chromosome 8, ASM411807v1, whole genome shotgun sequence encodes:
- the LOC114194677 gene encoding probable methyltransferase PMT10; this encodes MKSLWSMDFLKTSSVVRVTALTLFSLTLFLFLFTHFSPTSYSSFAFSSSAAVDAPSPEQPPPPPPPPPPTPLAMAPHLPEPKLSREPPLPPVERMGVLDGNGVMTEDFRVGELDPGLDEEGQNGSVFVKESGGVREKVEKYKMCDVRMVDYVPCLDNEEVMKKFEGSVRGEKYERHCPQEGMGLNCLVPPPKGYRRPVLWPKSRDEVWFSNVPHTRLVEDKGGQNWIAIKNDKFVFPGGGTQFIHGADKYLDQISEMVPDISFGKNTRVALDVGCGVASFGAFLMQRNVTTLSIAPKDVHENQIQFALERGVPSMAAVFATHRLLFPSQAFDLIHCSRCRINWTRDDGILLLEANRLLRAGGYFVWAAQPVYKHEDALQEQWKEMENLTTRICWELVRKEGYIAIWRKPMNNNCYLSRDMAVHPPLCESNDDPDNVWYVDLKACITQLPSNGFGANVTEWPLRLHEPPKRLQSIQLDAIVSRDELFRADTKYWFEIIDSYVRAFRWKEYNLRNVMDMRAGFGGVAAALHDLRIDCWVMNVVPVSGFNTLPVIYDRGLIGVVHDWCEPFDTYPRTYDLLHAAGLFSVEKKRKKCNISSIMLEMDRMLRPGGRVYIRDTTFIIGELEEIATALGWSSSLNDVGEGPYSSWKILRSEKPF